From a region of the Tursiops truncatus isolate mTurTru1 chromosome 13, mTurTru1.mat.Y, whole genome shotgun sequence genome:
- the PES1 gene encoding pescadillo homolog → MGGLEKKKYERGSATNYITRNKARKKLQLSLADFRRLCILKGIYPHEPKHKKKVNKGSTAARTFYLIKDIRFLLHEPIVNKFREYKVFVRKLRKAYGKSEWNTVERLKDNKPNYKLDHIVKERYPTFIDALRDLDDALSMCFLFSTFPRTGKCHVHTIQLCHRLAVEFMHYIIAARALRKVFLSIKGIYYQAEVLGQPIVWITPYTFSHDHPTDVDYRVMATFTEFYTTLLGFVNFRLYQSLNLHYPPKLEGQAHAEAKASEDTYALDSESSMEKLASLSASLARVVVPAEEEEAEVDEFPADGEMVAQEDCRKELEAQEKHKKLFEGLKFFLNREVPREALAFVIRSFGGNVSWDKSLCIGATYDVTDSGITHQIVDRPGQQTPVIGRYYVQPQWVFDSVNARLLLPVADYFPGVQLPPHLSPFVSEKEGDYVPPEKQKLLALQRGEHPGNLNESEEEDEEEDDEGDGDEEGGKEEEEEEDKEAGSEREEEARLTAPEEPRLEGKKPKVMVGTVKLEDKQRLAQEEDSEAKRLAIMMMKKREKYLYNKIMFGKRRKIREANKLVEKRKAHDKAVRSEKKAKKARPE, encoded by the exons GCGGCTGTGCATCCTGAAGGGCATTTATCCCCATGAACCCAAACACAAGAAGAAGGTCAACAAGGGCTCCACGGCAGCCCGAACCTTTTACCTTATCAAAGACATCAGATTCCTCCTCCATGAACCCATTGTCAACAAGTTCCGGGAGTACAAG gtGTTCGTCCGGAAGCTGCGGAAGGCCTATGGGAAGAGTGAGTGGAACACGGTGGAGCGGCTGAAGGACAACAAGCCCAACTACAAGCTCGACCACATCGTCAAGGAGCG GTACCCCACGTTCATAGATGCCCTGCGGGACCTGGACGACGCCCTCTCCATGTGCTTCCTCTTCTCCACCTTCCCACGGACCGGCAAGTGCCACGTGCACACCATCCAGCTGTGCCACCGGCTGGCCGTGGAGTTCATGCACTACATCATCGCCGCCCGTGCCCTGCGCAAG GTCTTCCTGTCCATCAAAGGCATTTACTACCAGGCCGAGGTGCTGGGCCAGCCCATCGTGTGGATCACGCCCTACACCTTCTCCCACGAT cacccaaCAGACGTGGACTACAGGGTCATGGCCACCTTCACCGAGTTCTACACTACCCTGCTGGGGTTCGTCAACTTCCGCCTCTACCAGTCGCTTAACCTGCACTACCCTCCCAAG CTCGAGGGTCAGGCTCATGCAGAAGCGAAGGCCAGCGAGGACACCTATGCTTTGGACTCCGAGAGCTCTATGGAG AAACTGGCCTCTCTCAGTGCCAGTCTGGCCCGTGTGGTGGTGCCTGCGGAGGAGGAGGAAGCCGAGGTGGATGAGTTTCCTGCTGACGGG GAGATGGTGGCGCAGGAGGACTGCAGGAAGGAGCTGGAGGCTCAGGAAAAGCACAAGAAGCTCTTTGAGGGCCTGAAGTTCTTCCTGAACCGTGAGGTGCCCCGGGAGGCCCTGGCCTTTGTCATCAG GAGTTTTGGAGGGAACGTGTCCTGGGACAAATCTCTGTGCATTGGCGCCACATACGACGTCACAGACTCTGGCATCACCCACCAGATTGTCGACCGGCCTGGGCAACAGACCCCCGTCATCGGCAG GTACTACGTGCAGCCCCAGTGGGTGTTTGACTCCGTGAACGCCCGGCTCCTCCTCCCTGTGGCAGACTACTTTCCCGGGGTGCAGCTGCCTCCACACCTCTCGCCCTTCGTGTCAGAGAAGGAAGGCGATTATGTGCCCCCTGAGAAGCAGAAGTTGCTGGCCCTGCAGCGGGGAGAGCACCCAG GAAATTTGAATGAATCTGAAGAGGAGGATGAGGAGGAAGATGATGaaggtgatggtgatgaagagggaggaaaagaagaggaggaggaagaagacaaggaggCTGGTTCGGAAAGGGAGGAAGAGGCCCGACTGACGGCCCCGGAGGAGCCGAGGCTGGAGGGGAAG AAGCCCAAGGTGATGGTGGGCACAGTGAAGCTGGAGGATAAGCAGCGGCTGGCCCAGGAGGAGGACAGTGAGGCCAAGCGCCTGGCCATCATGATGATGAAGAAGCGGGAGAAGTACCTTTACAACAAGATCATGTTTGGCAAGAGGCGAAAAATCCGCGAG GCCAACAAACTGGTGGAAAAGCGGAAGGCCCACGATAAGGCTGTAAGGTCTGAGAAGAAGGCCAAGAAGGCAAGGCCGGAGTGA